The sequence CGCGGAAGCGGCTTTTCCACCTCTACTTCAGCCAAGTGCTCCCACGTCTCGGGGGCTGGATCAGCGGCGATGCGGAAGCCTACCGCTACCTGCCCCGCAGTGTGGGCGACTTCGTCGACCGCGAGCGATTCGCGGCGCTCCTGGCCGGCGCCGGCCTGGAAGTCCGCGGCCGCGAGGAGTACAGCGGCGGCGTCGCCACCCTCTTCCACGCCCGCAAGGCGTTCCCCTGAGCGGACGATTTCGGTTTCAGCGGACCTCCATACCTGATACACTAGGGCTATTCAGGAGCGCAGCCCGGCGTCCTGAGGAGGCTTCGGCAGCGGTCGGCCGCTGCAGATCGACCAGGCCGAAGCTCAGAGCGTACGGAACCGCCCGCGGTGACGACCACGGGTTTGCCCTACATCCTTCGGAGGACTACATGATGAAAAAGCTACTGCTCATTGCTGTGATGCTCGGCCTGGCGGCCGGCGCGGCCTTCGCCAAGGACGAAGTCCTGGAGAAGCCGCTGACGCCCGACGACGGCGACATCCGAGCGACTGAATCCGAGCCCAACAACAGCTGCGCGACAGCGAACCTGATCACGCCCGGGGATCCGATGACCGCTGCGATCAACCCCGCCGGCGAGTACGACTATTTCCGGCTCGAGGTGTCAACGGCCGGCAGCTACACGATCTTCACCGGCCCCGGCGACGCCTACGGCGACACCCAGATGTACCTCTACGCCTCCAACTGCACGACGCAGCTCGCCTACGACGACGACAGCGGCGACGGCTACTACTCCCGCTTCGTCGTGACCCTGGCCATCGGCACCTACTACATCCGGATCAACGAGTACGGCAACAACGGTACGGTCAACTACATCCTCAGGGTCAACGCGCCCGCGCCGCCGCCGCCCAACGACACCTGCGCCGGCGCGATCAACCTGGACGTGATGCCGCAGAGCTTCACGGTGGACCTCTGCCCCGCGGCGAACAACTACAGCCCGGGCGTCTACCCGACCTCTTGCACGGGCTGGAGCGCCAACGGCCCGGACGTGGTCTACTACGCGATCCTCGGCGCGGGCGGGCAGATCGACGCCTGCATTAACGGCAGCAACGACCTCGCGCTCTATCTGATCACCGACTGCGGCAATCCGGTGGCGAGCTGCGTGGATGGCGATGACAGCGGCAACCCCGAGTGCATCAGCTGGTCGCACCCGGGCACCGAGTCGACCTTCTACTACCTGATCGTCGACACCTACAGCGGCTGCGGCGTCGTCACGGTGACGGTGGACAACCTCGTCTCCGCCGGCGAGAGCAGCTTCAGCAGCATCAAGAGCCTCTACTAGCTCTCCGCAGCGCAGCGATTCTTGGAGCGGCCCTTCCCCGTTCAGGGGGAGGGCCGTTTCGTGCTATGCTGGTTCCGCCCCAACCCGAGAGGAGTGCCATGCGCCGCCTGCTGCTCGCGCTCGTCGCCTGCTTCGTCACGCTGCCCGCCTTCGCCGCCGACTACACGCCCGGCGTCCTGCTCGCAGTCGCCGCGGATCCGGCGGCCTTCCGCAGCGACTTGGATGGTCAACCCGCGCTGCCCGCTGATCCGGCGCTGGCCGCGCTGCTCGCGGCGCAGGGCGTCGAGCGCGTGGAGTACCTGCTGCCCGCGGCGTCCCTCTCCGCGCGGGCGCGGCGCTACTTGCGCCTGAGCGTCGCGCCCGGGCGCGACCTCCTCGCTGTCCGCGAGGCGCTCGCCGCCAGCGGCGCCTTCCGCGCCGTCTCCCCGGACTGGTACCTGCACTTCCTCCTGCTGCCCAACGACCCGATGCTCGGCCAGCAGTGGCACATCACGAACCCGACGGCGGGCATTCACCTGCCCCAGGCCTGGGACAGCGAGCAAGGTGATCCGGCGAGTGTGATCGCCATCGTCGACACGGGCGTCGACTGGAGCCACCCCGATCTCGGCCCCAACATGTGGCAGAACCCGGATGAGATCTACGGCAACGGCCTCGACGACGACGGCAACGGCTACGTGGACGACCGCTACGGCTGGGACTGCGGTGCCAATGACAACGACCCGCGGCCGCAGCCCTACGTGGAGGGCGGCATCGATGTCGGCTTCCACGGCAGCCACTGCGCGGGCATCGCCGCTGCCGCCACCGACAACGCCGTCGGCATTGCCGGCGCCGGGTGGGGCTGCCGGCTGATGGCGCTCAAGGTTGTCGGCACCGGCAGCCCCTTCTCCGTGGCCGCCGTGACGATGGCCTTCGATTATGCCATCGCGGAGCACGCGGATGCGATCTCGATGAGCTTCGGCGGCACGCTCAGCGACTTCGGCTTCATGCAGGCCCTCGTCGACGACGCGAGCGCGGCCGGCATCGTCTGCGTCGCGGCCGCGGGCAACAACAACAACAGCACACCGATGTACCCGGCCGCCCTGAACCGGGTGATCTCGGTGGCCGCCACGAACAGCGCCAACCAGCGCGCCTCCTTCTCGACCTACGGCGCCTGGGTGGACCTCGCCGCGCCCGGCGAGCAGATCTGGTCGACGATCATGACCAACTACCCGCTCGACTTCCTCACCGAGCTGCTCTTCATGCTGCTGTACGGCTACGACGGCGTGAACCCCTACATGTACAGCGACGGCACGTCGATGGCCTGCCCCCTGGTCGCAGGCGTGGTCGGGCTCGTGAGGAGCGGCGCGCCCTGGATGGACCACGACGCGATGCTGCAGCACCTCGTCGAGACGGGCGACCATGTGGTCTACGACCAGCCCTGCGGCGTGAAGGTGAACGCCGAGCAGGCGGTGGCCAGCCTGACCGCGGCCGAACCCGTCGCCGCGGCGGGCGGCCTGCGCGCCTGGCCGAACCCCTTCAACCCGGCGGTCACGCTGCGCTTCGCCCTGCCCGCGGCGGGCCGGGTGCGCCTGGCGGTCTACGACGCCGCCGGCCGCGAGGTCGCGCGCCTCATCGACGGCGAACGCCCGGCGGGCGAGCAGTCGCTGCTCTGGCGGGCTGAAGGGCTGGCGAGCGGGGTCTACCTCGCGCGGCTCGAGAGCGCGGCCGGCGTGAAGAGCGAGAAGCTCGTGCTGCTGCGCTGAGGACGGCCGCACTTGCGCGAGCGGATGGCGGGCCTTAGGCTGGCGCCATGCCCGAGCTGCCCGAGGTCGAATCCGTCGCGCGGAGTCTGCGCGCCGCCCTGCTCGGGCGGCGCCTGGACGCCATCGCCGTGCGCTGGGCGGGCAGCCTCAAGCCCTCCCCGCGCGCGGCGCGCGCGGCGCTGGTCGGCAAGCGCCTGCTCGCCGTCGAGCGGCACGGCAAGTACCTCTTCCTCGACTTCGGAACGCGCGCCGAGGGACCCGCCGAGCGCCAGCTCCTCCTGCACCTGCGCATGACCGGCCAGCTCTTCACGGACCCGGCCTATCGCCCCGACAAGCACCTGCGTCTGCGCCTGGACTTCCAGGGCCAGCGCGTCTTCTACCGGGACCTGCGCAAGTTCGGCGGCTTCACCCTGCTCGAGGGCCTGCCGGGGCGGGAGGCCATTCCCCACGTCGGTCCGGACTGGCTGGACCTGCGCTACGAGGAGTGGCGAGAGCGCCTGGCCGGCCGGCGGGCGCCGCTCAAGGCGCTCCTGCTCGACCAGGGGCCGGCGGCCGGACTGGGCAACATCTACGCGGACGAGGCCCTTTTCCGGGCTGGCCTGAACCCGGCCGCGCCGGCCTCCGCTCTGAGCGAGGTGGACTGGCGCCGCCTCTTTCGCGCCTGCCGGCAGGTGCTGCGGATGGGCATCGCCCATGGCGGCACCACCTTCCTGGACTTCGTGGACTTCGACGGCCGCCCCGGGCGCTTTCGGCAGCGCCTGCGCGTCTATGGGCGAGACGGCCTGCCCTGCCGGCGCTGCGGAATGCCCATCGCAAGGCGGCGGATCGGCGGGCGGAGCAGCCACTTCTGCCCGCGCTGCCAGCCGGAAGGCGGGCCATCTTCCCCGTTCCGGTAAGCTCGATCCGACGCATCGGCCCCGCGATGGATGGCAAGGGCGGGAAGTTGCCAATCTTCTCTAATCTGGCCTTGCATAACGCTAAACATGACTCAATACTGCACTCCGTCGCTGAAATCCTGGCCATGTCGCCGCTCTTGGTCGGGTTTTAGCTTAACTCCTGCGACGGATGGTGCTAGACTGACATCCCTCGACGAGCCCAAGCCCACGAACGCCAAACCAGAGAGCAACGCCGAATGGAAAAGATGATGTCTCGACTCCGTGAGTTTCTGGAACTGCCCTACGACCAACTCGAGGAACTGAACCTCGCCTCGAAGGCCAAGCAGGAGAGCTGGGCCCCGATGGAGGAGGTGGAGGCCGAGCGCCGTCGCTACCTGCAGGAGGAGCGGCGCATCAAGGCCGTCACCGTGGCCTTCACGGACATCGAGGGCCGCTTCCACATGCTGGACTACGACAAGAAGTTCCTCCTCAAGGCCGACCAGCTCACCTTCGACGGCAGCTCCATCCGCGGGTTCACGAAGATCGCCGAGAGCGACCTGCGCCTGGGCATCGACTGGCGGGCCTTCTACTGGATGCCCGCCGACGTTTTCGGCCCCGGCAAGGTGCTGGTCTTCGGGCACGTGCTGGGCAAGGACGGCTTGCCCTACGAGGCGGACTTCCGCGGCCGCCTGCTCCAGCTCACTCAGGAGCTCTACTGGAAGAACGGCACCGTCGCCAACGTCTCGGCAGAGATCGAGGGCTTCCTCTTCCGGGGCCAGGACGCCGAGCGCAAGTACTACGAGCAGGGTGAGTTCAATCTGATCTCGACCGGCGGCTACTACCACAGCCTGCCCCAGGACCCCCTGCGCCAGTTCATGGACACGGCTGCCGAAGTGCAGCGCGCCATGGGCTTCGAGAACGAGAAGGACCACCCCGAGGTCGGCCCCTCGCAGTTCGAGATGAACTTCAAGTACGCGCCGGCGCTCATCGCCGCCGACCGCATCCAGCTCTACAAGCTGCTCTGCCGGCAGGTGGCCCAGGGCATGGGGATGACGGCGTCCTTCCTGCCCAAGCCGATCACGGGCATCAACGGCAGTGGCATGCACTGCAACATCTCGCTGGCGCGCAAGGGCGAGAACCTGTTCTGGGACGAGCGCGGCAAGCAGAGCATGTCGGAGACCGGCTGGAGCTTCATCCGCCGCATCCTCCACAACGCGGAGGACATCTGCCTCGTCCTCAATGCCAGCGTGAACGCCTATCGCCGGCTCGATCCGCACTTCGAGGCGCCGAACGAGATCGCAGTGAGCCCCACGGACCGCAGCGCGATGATCCGCATCCCGCTCGCGAGCAAGTCCGGCCAGCGCATCGAGGTGCGCTCCGTGGGCCCCGACGTGAACCCCTACATGGCGATCTACACCTTGCTACGCACCGGCCTGGAGGGACCGGAGCCCGACCCGCAGGCGCCGCAGCCCAAGCGCATCCGCAAGCGCACGCTGCCGGGCGACATCTACGAGGCGATGGCGGCGCACCGCCGCAGCGCCTGGGTGCGCGAGGTGCTCGGCGCCGAATGCCAGGCGAAGTACCACGAGCTCAAGGAAGCCAGCGCCAACCGCTGTCCTCACGAGTTGGGCACGCGGATCAAGCGCGCCGAGATCATGTTCCACCACGAGGTCACGAACCAGATGCTCTGGAACACCTTCTAGTCCCGTTCCTGTGCACTCCGCCGGCCGGCGGTCGCGCGAGCGGCCGCCGGCTTCTTCTTGTCTCGTGACAAGACCTCCCAGATGCCTCAGACTGGCTCCATTCTCGATGGTCAGGGGTTCGCATGGGGATGTCCGTGAGCTGGGATGCCCGCGTCCGGTTGGCCGCTTTCACGTGGCTCGAGCAGGCGACGCGCCGGTACGGAGAGCTGCTTCCGCGCTCCATCCTGCTTGCTGGCTTCGAGCTCGATGGGCAGCGGATCCCGCTTGTGAGTGCAGCATCAGGAATCCACAAGCCGCGAGCGCTCGAGATCCCGCTCTCCATTCTGACGGCGCCAGAGGTCGAGGGCCGGGAGCGGCCCTACGAGGATGACATCGACGCGCAGGGGCTCATCGGCTATCGCTACCGCGGCGACGTTCGCCACATCCACCATCGCGACAACGAAGGGCTCCGGCGCGCGATGCAGGCTCGACTGCCCATGGTCTACTTCGTCGGCATCGTGCCCGGCCGCTACCAGCCCTTCTGGCCTGCATACATCACCGGCGACGATCCTTCGGGCCTGCGCTTCACGGTAGCAATCGACGATGGCGCACTCGTCTTGGCGGCCGCCGGGGCTTCTGCAGTGGCCGAGGACGCGGCAAGCGCCCGCCGCGCCTACATCACAACTGTGGCCCGCCGACGGATGCACCAGACGGCCTTTCGATTCCGCGTCCTCACGGCCTACCGAGAACGCTGCACCGTTTGCCGGCTCGGCCATGCGGAGCTACTCGACGCGGCGCACATCATCCCGGATAGCGAGCCAGATGGTTTGCCCGTGGTACGCAACGGGCTAGCGCTGTGCAAGCTCCACCATGCGGCTTTCGATCAGCACATCCTGGGGATCTCGCCTGACTACGAGATCAAGATCCGGCTGGATGTCCTGGAAGAGGAAGACGGGCCGATGCTTGTCCACGGCCTGCAGAACTGGCAGGGGCTCAGGATCCATCCGCCGCGGCAGGCAGAGCTGCGGCCGGGTCGCGACCTGCTCGAGGAGCGTTATCGCCGGTTCCTCTCCCGCTAGTCCCCCCGGCATTGTACACGTGTACACGGCCAACGGCTCGCTCCGATTCGCCTTGCCCGGCCCGCCGCGGTCCCCTAGCATGCGCGCGGCCGGGCCTGCGCCTCGGCGCCCGCCGCCCTGGAGGCTCGCATGCATCTCGGCATCTGGATTGGCTTCATCGCCCTCATCATCGGTCTGCTCGTGCTGGACCTCGTGGTCGTCCACCGCCGCCACGGCGCGCCCACCTTCAAGGAGTCCAGCCTCTGGAGCGTGTTCTGGATCGCGCTCGGCCTCGCCTTCAGCCTTGTGATCCACTACCTCTACGCGCGCGGTCTGGCCGGCGACGGCTCGCTGGATGCCCGCTCAGCGACCTTCGCCTACCTGACGGCCTACGTGGTCGAGAAGTCGCTCAGCGTGGACAACCTCTTCGTCTTCGCGCTGATCTTCTCGCGCTTCAACGTGCCGCTGGACCTCCAGCACCCGGTGCTCTTCTGGGGCATCCTCGGTGCCCTCATCCTGCGCGGCATCATGATCGCCGTCGGCGCGGTGCTGCTCGCGCGCTTCAGCTGGATGACCTACGTCTTCGGGGCCTTTCTCATCTTCACCGCGGTGCGCCTGCTCGTCGCCCGCCGCGAGGAGATTCATCCCGAGGGCAACCTGCTGCTGCGCCTTGCGCGCAAGCTCTTTCCCGTGACCGAGGCCTTCGAGGGCGCCCGCTTCTTCCTGCGCCGCGCGGGCAAGCTCACCATGACGCCGCTCTTCGTGGTGCTGTTGCTGGTGGAGAGCACGGACGTTGTTTTCGCCGTTGACTCGATCCCCGCCGTTTTCGCGGTGACGCGCGATCCGATCCTCGTCTTCACCTCGAACGTGTTCGCGATCCTCGGCCTGCGCGCCCTCTTCATGGTGCTCGCCGGCGCGATCCATCGCTTCAAGTACCTGAAGACGAGCCTGGTCTTCCTGCTGGCTTACGTGGGCGTGAAGATGCTGCTCGCGGAGCACTACCACATCCCGGCGCCGGTCTCGCTGGCCTTCATCGCCGGGATCCTGACGGTGGGCGTGCTCGCGTCCCTGCGCAGCGAGCGGGCGGACGCGGAGCACGAGGCCTAGCGCGCGGCTTCGCTTACCCAGCCCGCGGCGATCTTGCCGATGAGCTGCGTGGCCTTCTCCATCGTCTGGAGCGAGGCCCACTCGCGCACGCTGTGGTAGTTCTGCCCGCCGGTGAAGAGGTTCGGCGTCAGGATGCCCATGTAGGACAGGCGCGCGCCGTCCGTGCCGCCGCGGATGATGTCGAGCCAGGGCGCCGCGCCCACCGCGCGCGAGGCCTCCATGGCGATCTCGACGATGCGCGGATTCCCGGCGAGCTTGGGCCCCATGTTGAGGTAGCTCTCCTTCACCTCCAGCTCGATCTGCGTCTTGGGGAACTCGCGGCGCACCTCGTCGCGGATGCGCTCGAGGATGGCGATCTTCGCCTGCGAGGCGCTCATGTCGAAATCGCGGACGAGCAGGTGGAGCGTGCACTCGTCCACCACGCCTTGAATCGCCCGCGGGTGCAGATAGCCCTGGCGCTTCTCGGTGGTCTCGGGGCGCATGTCCGCGGGCAGGCGGCTGATGATCGCCGCCGCTGCATAGAGCGTGTTGACCATCACGTCCTTGGCCGTGCCCGGGTGCACGTTGTAGCCCTTCAGGCGGAAGGTCGCCGCGTGGGCGTTGAAGGTCTCGTTCTCGATCTTGCCCAACTCCTCGCCGTCCAGCGTGTAGGCGATCCGCGCGCCGAAGCCCGCGACATCGAAGCGGTCCGCGCCGCGGCCGATCTCCTCGTCGGGCGTGAAACCGATGGCGATGTCGC comes from bacterium and encodes:
- the pepT gene encoding peptidase T; the encoded protein is MPATPRAPETDRLLDRFVRYCQVHTTSDEGSESCPSSARQLDLGGMLRDELAAMGLSPRLDEHGYVYALLPANLPQGHPAHGKVPAVGFIAHMDTSPDAPGERVKPVVHRAYAGGDIALPGDPAQVIRAAESPALAKCKGDDIITSDGTTLLGADDKAGVAEIMEAVQRFVENPALLHGDIAIGFTPDEEIGRGADRFDVAGFGARIAYTLDGEELGKIENETFNAHAATFRLKGYNVHPGTAKDVMVNTLYAAAAIISRLPADMRPETTEKRQGYLHPRAIQGVVDECTLHLLVRDFDMSASQAKIAILERIRDEVRREFPKTQIELEVKESYLNMGPKLAGNPRIVEIAMEASRAVGAAPWLDIIRGGTDGARLSYMGILTPNLFTGGQNYHSVREWASLQTMEKATQLIGKIAAGWVSEAAR
- the mutM gene encoding bifunctional DNA-formamidopyrimidine glycosylase/DNA-(apurinic or apyrimidinic site) lyase, translating into MPELPEVESVARSLRAALLGRRLDAIAVRWAGSLKPSPRAARAALVGKRLLAVERHGKYLFLDFGTRAEGPAERQLLLHLRMTGQLFTDPAYRPDKHLRLRLDFQGQRVFYRDLRKFGGFTLLEGLPGREAIPHVGPDWLDLRYEEWRERLAGRRAPLKALLLDQGPAAGLGNIYADEALFRAGLNPAAPASALSEVDWRRLFRACRQVLRMGIAHGGTTFLDFVDFDGRPGRFRQRLRVYGRDGLPCRRCGMPIARRRIGGRSSHFCPRCQPEGGPSSPFR
- a CDS encoding TerC family protein, whose translation is MHLGIWIGFIALIIGLLVLDLVVVHRRHGAPTFKESSLWSVFWIALGLAFSLVIHYLYARGLAGDGSLDARSATFAYLTAYVVEKSLSVDNLFVFALIFSRFNVPLDLQHPVLFWGILGALILRGIMIAVGAVLLARFSWMTYVFGAFLIFTAVRLLVARREEIHPEGNLLLRLARKLFPVTEAFEGARFFLRRAGKLTMTPLFVVLLLVESTDVVFAVDSIPAVFAVTRDPILVFTSNVFAILGLRALFMVLAGAIHRFKYLKTSLVFLLAYVGVKMLLAEHYHIPAPVSLAFIAGILTVGVLASLRSERADAEHEA
- a CDS encoding glutamine synthetase yields the protein MSRLREFLELPYDQLEELNLASKAKQESWAPMEEVEAERRRYLQEERRIKAVTVAFTDIEGRFHMLDYDKKFLLKADQLTFDGSSIRGFTKIAESDLRLGIDWRAFYWMPADVFGPGKVLVFGHVLGKDGLPYEADFRGRLLQLTQELYWKNGTVANVSAEIEGFLFRGQDAERKYYEQGEFNLISTGGYYHSLPQDPLRQFMDTAAEVQRAMGFENEKDHPEVGPSQFEMNFKYAPALIAADRIQLYKLLCRQVAQGMGMTASFLPKPITGINGSGMHCNISLARKGENLFWDERGKQSMSETGWSFIRRILHNAEDICLVLNASVNAYRRLDPHFEAPNEIAVSPTDRSAMIRIPLASKSGQRIEVRSVGPDVNPYMAIYTLLRTGLEGPEPDPQAPQPKRIRKRTLPGDIYEAMAAHRRSAWVREVLGAECQAKYHELKEASANRCPHELGTRIKRAEIMFHHEVTNQMLWNTF
- a CDS encoding HNH endonuclease — encoded protein: MGMSVSWDARVRLAAFTWLEQATRRYGELLPRSILLAGFELDGQRIPLVSAASGIHKPRALEIPLSILTAPEVEGRERPYEDDIDAQGLIGYRYRGDVRHIHHRDNEGLRRAMQARLPMVYFVGIVPGRYQPFWPAYITGDDPSGLRFTVAIDDGALVLAAAGASAVAEDAASARRAYITTVARRRMHQTAFRFRVLTAYRERCTVCRLGHAELLDAAHIIPDSEPDGLPVVRNGLALCKLHHAAFDQHILGISPDYEIKIRLDVLEEEDGPMLVHGLQNWQGLRIHPPRQAELRPGRDLLEERYRRFLSR
- a CDS encoding T9SS type A sorting domain-containing protein, which codes for MLVPPQPERSAMRRLLLALVACFVTLPAFAADYTPGVLLAVAADPAAFRSDLDGQPALPADPALAALLAAQGVERVEYLLPAASLSARARRYLRLSVAPGRDLLAVREALAASGAFRAVSPDWYLHFLLLPNDPMLGQQWHITNPTAGIHLPQAWDSEQGDPASVIAIVDTGVDWSHPDLGPNMWQNPDEIYGNGLDDDGNGYVDDRYGWDCGANDNDPRPQPYVEGGIDVGFHGSHCAGIAAAATDNAVGIAGAGWGCRLMALKVVGTGSPFSVAAVTMAFDYAIAEHADAISMSFGGTLSDFGFMQALVDDASAAGIVCVAAAGNNNNSTPMYPAALNRVISVAATNSANQRASFSTYGAWVDLAAPGEQIWSTIMTNYPLDFLTELLFMLLYGYDGVNPYMYSDGTSMACPLVAGVVGLVRSGAPWMDHDAMLQHLVETGDHVVYDQPCGVKVNAEQAVASLTAAEPVAAAGGLRAWPNPFNPAVTLRFALPAAGRVRLAVYDAAGREVARLIDGERPAGEQSLLWRAEGLASGVYLARLESAAGVKSEKLVLLR